The genomic window CCTGAGGCAGTCGAAGTAGTCCAACGAAATCGTTACTGAGACCGACGGACACCGCCATGCAACATCGGATACTGTTTGGGCCCTTTGGATACCGTCTTAccaccggtagatctgcttggagaataacgaATGTGGCCTGAATGAATTGCTACAAAGAAAACTAACGCAACGATCATTGTGAACTGTACAGACACTGGCACGTAAGAACATAACCTGgccaccagtctctacgggtcacCCAcctaaagcaggacccctatcgctcgattcgtcgttggctTAGGGGCGTTTTACCGGCCCAGGCTGCTACGCATTGGCATGTTTCTGTCAGCCAAGAGAGCGAACTAATGAAGCTAagcacgtattacttgagaaggaaACAGTACTTTTCAAAAGTACATTGTTACCGTGATTGCTGTCTACTATTGTAATAAGAAGAAGTTGTCTTTTGATATCGTAACCATGAGGTCGTTATCGCCTCGCTTTAACCCATGCAGACGTTGGCACGCGAGGACAAGAGCCTCAGCGCTGTGAAGTTCGACTGGCGCCAGCAGACAGCAGAAGAGTACTTCTTCCAGACAAAGGAAGACACCAAGTTCCACCTGGTCCACGCGGTTCACGTTCTGTACAATGTGGACGACATTCACGCCACCTTGCGGAACATGTGGGAACACGTCGCAGACGGCGGGTTCATGATGGTCGCCATGGAATCGGGTAAATTCAGTTAAAACACATTTCCgttcttttaaaaaaatagaCCTCCAGGACTTGTACAATTCTTTTAGTTTGCATGCAAATACTATTCCTTTTGGCGCAGGAATAGTTTCCCCGCTAGCTGCGCTGCATTATATAACATTTGTCGCCTTTATATGGTTCGGATTTTATCTAAGTGtaacagataaaacattattgTTTACTTAACTACTAGCAATTGATGACCCAAGTGTTGGTACATATGATTATGGTAGATTCATATAAAGCTCGGCAATGTAGCCAACACAGACTTGGGAACGAAATGGTAATGAAACAAATTATCAGCTTGTCGCGCGCGTGGTCGTGATCAAACCCTtgtcacacagtcgacgagcttcGGTCGTATCtgttgatcgccagaaggtGCCTAATTCAAAAATCGCCAGAGACTCAAGcatatttctatttttcattttaagAACTGCTTTATCACATTGAACGGGGCTTGGGGAACTGCAGGCACCGGCCAGTTAAGTCTTTAAAAGTCGCGGTATGGCCGAGAGAACACCGAAAATGTCACTTAGAACTCGTAGACTCGTCGCCCGATCATGCtgtatgtgtgacaggagcATAGCTagaaatctagaaaaaaagCAGGATCCTAAACTCAACTCCAACTGTTACATATATATTCACAGAAAAAGGTCAACTGGGGAAGCTGTATCACAAGATGTGGGATGATTTCGGCCAAGGCGACCGTTTGAAGACGTCAATCCGCACGTCCGGTGACGTCAGGCAGTGGCTTGACGGAAAGGGCATCAGTTACGTCACTTCAGAAGATGAGATCAACCTGAACGTCACAGAGTGTTTTAAGGAGGGCTCGAAAACGGGAGAGCTGCTTCTCGACTTCATGACATACACGCCTTCCGTATCCGACGTGCCGGAAATTCGGTCGACGGTCTTGGAACACATCCGCTGCAAGTCGTCGGTGGTTGACAATAAAACCATGTTCCAAACAATCGACGAACTTATCGTCGCCTTCAAGGGGGATCAGGGAATGTGACGGTATGTACTAGTGTGCCAAGAAGGCCCTTCcgtgtgtaatataaccagccgCTGCCGCgttgcgtgcctgcgaagctggtgtgttacgccgaagggcggttataccggctatacagatacagatacagatacagaaggttTTTGATAGTGTTTGCAGCAGTGGATCGGTGTTTGTAACACCCGTGTTAGAGCATTAGCAGCATAAGCTatatatggatggattgatATGGAATTTGGTGTGTTGTTCAGGTCaggaagaaatgattagatttctgATGACTTTCATTGgtcagcagaacttccggttgtTCTATCTCCGGTCTTGAACAAGCTACGGTTTTGGGTGGTAGGTAGCTCTGGTACACGGGAGTACGTCACACAAGTTTGGTATTCTCCaagtgtaaaaacccaaaggggcgagtatgcCCGAACCCCCGCCtgacggcttgggaaatcaacgcgctaaccactaggctaaaaggtccggaccggttagactggtcagttagtggaggttgatccctaCTGCCACcgactcccccttttcttttcactGGTCAGTTAGCTAactagtggaggttgatccccactgttacacaagcagaggtttcgttCGGAGGGCCTAGTAGTGAGCGGGAGTTTTAACGCTGCCctccgatcgaaacctctgcttggagaatacaagtTTGGGCCCTCTTAGACGAGCAGCCTATCTTCGGAACGACAGGGGCTTTTGAGTGTCAGACATTGAAACACGATGAAAAAGGGATGATtgaatggtcatgatttttgacctGTAGCTAACCTTGATGAAGGCCATGATGATGATCGGTGAATTGTTCAAATTGGACCTTTACTTGCagaattaatgaggaaatatacatttcaaaagtgTTAAATGACCTGAACGTTATACTCATCACATATGTAACTTGGTTCGAGAGGAACATTGATGGATATAAATAATGAAAATCGTGACCTAATTTACAAAGTAAATGAGAAAAGTGGTGATAAATAATGCAGATTCATACTAGTGACACACGTAGGTTAGACTAATGGTATTCCAGGGTGAAGATTTGGAGTTgtcgaactcttgttttatacATGTTTTTGTCCTCTTCAATATTCGGTAGTGCCTGAAATACATTAATGATACGGAACCGCCTCTATGTCTATATTTACTCAGCTGTGTGAAGGATCCGCCAGGTTAAATATATAAACCTACAACTACAAAGTTGGAACATACTAGATAAAAAGTGTCTTTCATTTGACATTATCATCATAGAAAACATTTAAGAATATCTATTGTATTCAAGAATGATAACTTTTTCCATAGATATGGGTATTCAGGAGGATCCGGTGTTTAATTTTACAACTTTGGTGCTTAATCTTTGAGTCAAGAATCTGTGATAACGTAAtatcaaaattatatatcatataaatcCGTCGTTTCTTGCTTCAGGTATCCTAACCTCCTTGAAAGAATTTGAAAAACGCCCctggagttccagagcaagctctGTGAGTTATCCTCGCGTAACCCCGGCATTCACCTCATCTTACCTGGCCTGTACAACTGTTCCGGCAGTTAAAAGATAAAAAGGCAAAGGTCGTTCTCAGTACGTGTCATTGATTTGATGCATTTTCTTCCACCTGTGTTGTCAATAGTGCAGGATGACATGATTTCCCAATTATGGATGCGAAATTTGGGGCACTGATTCCATAAATGACAGCTCTCCAATCGAAATTTCGCAACAACGATTCTGCAAAAATATActtggggttttcagaaactgtaGTAATTTAGCCTCTGGAGCAGAACTTGGTAGATTCCCTCTAGACTTAGATATATCTGTACGTGTGATTCATTATTGGCTGCGCTTGTTACAGATGGATAATGAGAGACACCCATTACAAGTTGACGCTCTCTTGTTCCAACGTAACTCTATTACAACTAGTCGTAGAAAAACCCTGTTACAACGTGTAAAAGAA from Branchiostoma lanceolatum isolate klBraLanc5 chromosome 4, klBraLanc5.hap2, whole genome shotgun sequence includes these protein-coding regions:
- the LOC136432020 gene encoding histamine N-methyltransferase B-like, which encodes MTNGDELESEKATCFREFAAAFEVSREHYSLSYEGKVPDSVLCDAGTDVRVLGIGSGTGNMDRSILKKLLKRHASVYNRVVEPSEEMIAQYKTLAREDKSLSAVKFDWRQQTAEEYFFQTKEDTKFHLVHAVHVLYNVDDIHATLRNMWEHVADGGFMMVAMESEKGQLGKLYHKMWDDFGQGDRLKTSIRTSGDVRQWLDGKGISYVTSEDEINLNVTECFKEGSKTGELLLDFMTYTPSVSDVPEIRSTVLEHIRCKSSVVDNKTMFQTIDELIVAFKGDQGM